One stretch of Muribaculum intestinale DNA includes these proteins:
- a CDS encoding Fic family protein — protein MNQEIEILQFLHYNPEASRAEIGSSLTNTPSPATLKRLIADGVAKGHIEVVGRGPATRYRLTPQAHVTMELNLDTYFDKDIDERQVQESFNFELINEILPKVDLFSDEELQRLDDAQQVFRQHLSEMSELEYRKEMERLGIDLSWKSSQIEGNTYSLLETERLLKEKQTASGKTKEEAVMLLNHKDALDFILDVPDYLKDLTVARIEEIHALLTKELGVERNIRHRRVGITGTNYTPLDNEFQIREALEDTVRLINGKNNIFEKALLALVLLSYIQAFTDGNKRTARIVSNGILIANGYCPISFRTVDSIDYKKAMLMFYEQNNIAVFKHIFIDQFLFAVKTYF, from the coding sequence ATGAATCAAGAGATTGAAATCCTTCAGTTCCTTCACTACAATCCAGAGGCATCACGTGCTGAAATAGGCTCGTCATTGACCAATACACCAAGTCCGGCAACACTCAAACGATTGATTGCCGATGGCGTCGCTAAAGGACACATAGAGGTTGTCGGTCGTGGTCCGGCTACTCGTTATAGACTTACTCCGCAGGCTCATGTGACTATGGAGCTGAACCTTGACACATACTTTGACAAGGATATCGACGAGCGTCAGGTGCAGGAGTCGTTCAATTTTGAGCTCATAAATGAAATTCTTCCAAAGGTGGATTTATTCTCCGATGAGGAACTGCAACGGCTTGATGACGCACAGCAAGTCTTCCGTCAGCATCTCTCGGAGATGTCCGAGTTGGAATATCGCAAAGAGATGGAACGTCTCGGAATCGATTTGTCATGGAAATCTTCGCAGATAGAGGGCAACACTTATTCTTTACTTGAAACTGAAAGGCTGCTGAAAGAGAAACAAACGGCAAGCGGAAAGACCAAGGAGGAAGCCGTGATGCTACTCAATCACAAGGATGCGCTCGACTTTATTCTCGATGTGCCAGACTATCTTAAAGATTTGACTGTCGCCCGTATCGAGGAGATTCATGCCCTACTAACAAAAGAATTAGGTGTTGAGAGAAATATCCGTCACCGCCGAGTAGGTATTACCGGAACCAACTACACTCCCCTCGACAATGAGTTTCAGATTCGCGAGGCTCTTGAAGATACCGTGCGACTAATAAACGGCAAGAATAATATCTTTGAGAAAGCCCTGCTCGCGCTCGTTTTACTCAGCTATATTCAGGCGTTCACCGACGGTAACAAACGTACAGCACGAATAGTGAGCAACGGCATTCTAATCGCCAACGGCTATTGCCCGATTTCATTCCGCACAGTGGATTCGATTGACTACAAAAAGGCAATGCTAATGTTCTACGAGCAGAACAACATCGCCGTTTTCAAACACATTTTCATCGACCAATTCCTTTTCGCCGTCAAGACTTACTTTTAG
- a CDS encoding DUF3825 domain-containing protein: protein MKSERISKIKEIVSISMREDGWTPMSTIGSKLKAHGIDIKDDGFGKLKPFFESLSEYFVIGIDEQSSLPLVKCCDMASTTSISNTKKNSNCYKKEMMHLTQWANINQKSAIETLKNMALPERWTYNVEDENYPSPILAKYLKWTFVKLMKEDKILYSNDYASFNTGLVDKFYKPIYAVFDKNKFNKQPWHFIDFCVAGSSTVAARKLTDNFSHLPERASYIQNYDDVIYDTSLPVDVNWEHIILENIDRMPTELLRQVCFGSFDVLDPSQINDNDKARYYDELRNVLESNPMRLSVISSMMGMAVETAKHRVAWNYKTAIPVYYPTDDSVHLILPLALNINEPEEISIALVMTKTPSGRYRAVTIFTLDMAYSNARLVTKPSSDWLIAESINSL from the coding sequence ATGAAGTCTGAAAGAATTTCCAAGATCAAAGAGATTGTATCTATTAGTATGAGAGAAGATGGTTGGACACCAATGTCAACCATTGGTTCGAAACTTAAAGCTCACGGTATCGACATCAAAGACGATGGTTTCGGTAAATTGAAACCTTTCTTTGAGTCATTAAGCGAGTATTTTGTTATTGGAATTGATGAACAAAGTAGTTTGCCATTGGTAAAGTGTTGTGATATGGCGTCTACAACTTCCATTTCTAATACAAAAAAGAACTCGAATTGTTATAAAAAAGAAATGATGCATTTAACTCAGTGGGCGAATATAAACCAAAAGAGTGCAATTGAGACATTAAAGAACATGGCACTTCCTGAACGTTGGACATACAATGTAGAGGATGAAAATTACCCAAGTCCAATTCTTGCAAAGTACTTGAAATGGACTTTTGTAAAACTTATGAAGGAGGACAAAATCCTGTATTCAAATGACTATGCCTCTTTCAATACAGGATTGGTAGATAAGTTCTACAAACCGATTTATGCGGTTTTCGATAAAAACAAGTTCAACAAACAACCGTGGCATTTTATAGACTTTTGTGTGGCAGGAAGTAGTACTGTTGCTGCAAGAAAGCTAACGGATAACTTTTCTCATCTACCAGAAAGAGCATCATATATTCAAAACTATGATGATGTGATTTACGACACTTCACTCCCTGTTGATGTAAATTGGGAACACATCATCTTGGAAAACATAGACAGAATGCCAACAGAACTTCTGCGTCAAGTCTGTTTCGGATCTTTTGACGTCCTTGATCCATCTCAAATTAATGATAACGACAAAGCGCGTTATTACGATGAACTGAGAAATGTTTTGGAGTCAAATCCAATGCGGTTGTCTGTCATTTCGAGTATGATGGGTATGGCGGTTGAAACAGCAAAACATCGAGTAGCTTGGAATTATAAGACAGCAATACCTGTGTATTATCCTACAGACGACTCTGTGCATCTGATCTTGCCTTTGGCATTAAACATTAATGAGCCTGAGGAAATATCAATTGCATTGGTAATGACAAAGACACCTTCAGGTCGGTATCGTGCGGTTACAATCTTCACATTAGACATGGCATACAGTAATGCGCGATTGGTTACGAAGCCTTCAAGTGATTGGCTAATTGCAGAGTCAATAAATTCATTGTAA
- a CDS encoding type II toxin-antitoxin system HipA family toxin, with translation MKKLYVYADFDWLDNPQLIGELSCDSVRGSETYGFSYDKEWLAKYGDVFLSEDLQNYSGIQYTRPERDIFSCFSDSLPDRWGRTLLNRREQIAATDEKRAVRRLTSFDYLMGIDDASRMGGFRFTKTSGGKFINCEESLRVPPIANVRELMNAAHEIELSEEKHLLPSKKWLAQLLHPGTSLGGARPKTSVIDEDGSLTVAKFPSRKDDYDIAQWEHFCHVMGRKAGLNVAETRTINGEDYHILLSKRFDRNRDGRRIHFASALTLLGLTDGDNASTGYGYTDIADFIIQHGSNVEQNLEEIFRRVAFYIIVGNSDDHFRNHGFLLTRKGWELSPAYDINPTLSDNQSLLINRSTSESNLNILLASAGEYMLSTEKANRIITDVKTTMKSWRTEARRLGLLQRDIDMFAPRFDTRLF, from the coding sequence GCGAGACATACGGATTTTCGTATGATAAAGAATGGCTTGCAAAATATGGAGATGTTTTTCTCAGTGAGGATTTACAAAACTATTCCGGCATCCAATACACCCGACCGGAACGCGATATTTTCTCTTGTTTCTCGGATTCCCTACCAGACCGTTGGGGACGCACATTGCTGAACCGTAGGGAGCAAATTGCAGCCACCGATGAAAAGAGAGCCGTGCGACGCCTGACATCTTTCGATTATCTGATGGGTATAGATGACGCTTCACGTATGGGCGGTTTTCGGTTTACCAAAACGTCCGGAGGGAAGTTCATCAACTGCGAGGAAAGTCTTCGGGTGCCGCCAATTGCGAATGTCAGAGAGTTGATGAATGCTGCACATGAGATTGAGCTTAGCGAGGAAAAGCATCTATTACCGTCAAAAAAATGGCTGGCACAGCTGCTACATCCGGGGACTTCTCTCGGTGGTGCAAGACCGAAGACATCTGTAATTGATGAGGACGGGAGTCTGACTGTTGCCAAATTTCCTTCGCGCAAAGATGATTATGATATTGCCCAATGGGAGCATTTCTGCCATGTGATGGGTCGAAAGGCAGGACTGAATGTTGCCGAGACACGAACTATAAACGGTGAAGATTATCACATCCTGCTATCAAAACGCTTCGACAGAAACAGGGATGGGAGGCGAATACACTTCGCCTCCGCATTGACCCTTCTCGGATTAACTGATGGTGACAATGCTTCAACCGGCTACGGTTATACTGACATTGCCGATTTCATCATTCAGCACGGCAGCAATGTCGAGCAAAACTTAGAGGAAATATTTCGCCGCGTTGCATTCTACATCATTGTCGGTAACTCCGACGACCATTTCCGCAATCATGGTTTTCTCCTGACGCGCAAAGGTTGGGAACTCTCTCCAGCTTACGACATTAACCCCACACTTTCCGATAACCAGAGTCTGCTGATTAATCGCTCCACAAGCGAATCCAACCTCAATATCCTATTGGCATCAGCTGGAGAATACATGCTTTCAACGGAGAAAGCCAATCGCATTATAACCGATGTAAAAACAACCATGAAATCGTGGCGGACAGAAGCCCGCAGACTCGGTCTGCTCCAACGCGACATCGACATGTTCGCGCCACGATTCGACACGAGGCTTTTTTGA